The Antennarius striatus isolate MH-2024 chromosome 23, ASM4005453v1, whole genome shotgun sequence genome has a segment encoding these proteins:
- the si:ch73-71d17.2 gene encoding RPA-related protein RADX isoform X2 has translation MHSSVLVPSNMAAPGCVFGRTLSRSRSSSIQATSAVCRDPVLVVDVQRYTRDRGSSVYFPQAVFSGDDLYDITLTDHHCRLRVTLDPGLNRLMETNVLRPGSVLRHATFICGMAAQLPECSGASEHSYQLLSAEVTNGDGGLSRPDVDLLPWFGSEPAGPLRANRSVFLPLWNSTDYSGVEWREAPSSEEEDEEEDESEAAGGAASQAAARRPAITVAELRRAFLSGRQAVVRHELIVRIINKSHLMYYGKSDQNCDCPYKAAMEVCDHTGRVCVVLWNSVCVSWYRCLKPGDIISLRRYRVKQRYQADHDDIEISVNSRNPAAQIARIPESSVSPQFLPPLTPHNFCSSQDLLACPPGSVCDVIGLLTFVGRPERIRSRDDRGAVLLEYRWLRLEDGTSSKPIMVKLFSTSQPECHHRLHPCSVVVCTQLRLQAATGGRYLSNTTYTQVYCTGLGHHSEMSYRKLRPVRLFLQWLKTQDDEQVLRRAVIGGYFVYPPPPISMETYMKDQRGEPGFLLGAELQREMERLCYRERRIFCIQATVTMVTYSRRGEEDRCLFWTEHPWSRCPASPPNSTPPHIHLPSTPHSLPMPLSPSSSSLPPMSPPSSISHLMPHPLERSARTPWKRKLLQTDTPRKRRPSVTSRPEQSKTVVLFQASMEFLDDATADDDHDDDDASSFVTAPPPPDFLPVADDTLPMRFDHAHREEQADAVGMGGRVLATRNFDSTLKDYYLLRLRALSDGMLVDAVFLPHGAAPPDDHHANTWLSILSHGAFSPHTPPPSPADLIGMAAQLANQRLACVLDACHLGGAVTEVILSRGFRL, from the exons atgcacagcTCTGTTTTGGTCCCGTCCAACATGGCGGCTCCGGGATGCGTCTTCGGTAGAACCTTGTCCCGGTCCAGATCCAGTTCTATCCAG GCTACGTCAGCCGTCTGCCGGGACCCGGTGCTGGTGGTGGACGTGCAGCGCTACACCCGGGACCGGGGCTCTTCTGTCTATTTCCCCCAGGCCGTCTTCAGCG GTGATGACCTGTATGACATCACACTGACGGACCACCACTGCAGACTTCGTGTGACGCTGGATCCGGGTCTGAACCGACTGATGGAGACAAACGTCCTGCGGCCTGGATCAGTGCTACGTCACGCCACCTTCATCTGTGGCATGGCTGCTCAGCTCCCAGAATGCTCTGGGGCCTCTGAACACAG CTACCAGCTGCTGAGTGCCGAGGTAACCAACGGCGACGGCGGACTCAGCCGGCCTGATGTGGACTTGCTGCCCTGGTTTGGATCAGAAcccgcag GTCCCCTGAGAGCCAATAGGAGTGTGTTCCTACCTCTGTGGAACAGCACAGACTACAGCGGCGTGGAGTGGAGGGAAGCTCCGtccagtgaggaagaggatgaggaagaggacgagAGTGAGGCAGCAGGCGGGGCAGCGAGTCAGGCAGCAG CCAGGCGTCCTGCCATCACCGTGGCAGAGCTGCGTCGTGCTTTCCTTTCGGGACGCCAGGCCGTTGTCCGGCATGAGCTGATCGTACGAATCATCAACAAGTCACACTTGATGTATTATGGGAAGTCAGACCAGAACTGTGACTGCCCATATAAG GCAGCTATGGAGGTGTGTGACCACAcagggcgtgtgtgtgtggtgctgtGGAACAGCGTGTGTGTCAGCTGGTATCGATGTCTGAagcctggtgacatcatcagcctgaGACGCTATCGGGTGAAGCAGCGCTACCAGGCCGACCATGACGAcattg AGATCAGCGTCAACAGCAGGAACCCGGCAGCCCAGATTGCTCGCATCCCAGAATCCTCTGTTTCACCCCAATTTTTACCCCCACTAACCCCTCACAACTTCTGTAGCAg TCAGGACCTGCTGGCCTGCCCCCCCGGTTccgtgtgtgatgtcatcggaCTGCTGACATTTGTAGGTCGACCGGAGCGAATCAGGAGCAGAG ACGACAGAGGGGCGGTGCTCCTGGAGTATCGCTGGCTGCGACTGGAGGATGGCACCAGCTCTAAGCCAATCATGGTGAAGCTGTTCTCCACGTCTCAGCCGGAATGCCATCACAGGCTCCACCCAT GTTCGGTGGTGGTCTGCACCCAGCTGAGGTTACAGGCGGCAACAGGCGGCCGCTACCTGTCCAACACCACCTACACACAGGTGTACTGCACAG GGCTGGGCCACCACTCAGAGATGAGCTACCGTAAGCTTCGCCCAGTGCGCCTGTTCCTTCAGTGGCTAAAGACACAGGACGACGAGCAGGTTCTGAGAAGGGCTGTGATTGGAGGATACTTCGTTTACCCACCTCCTCCCATCTCCATGGAAACATACATGAAAGACCAGAGAG gtgagCCAGGCTTCCTCCTGGGTGCTGAGCTGCAGAGAGAAATGGAGAGGCTGTGTTACCGGGAGCGACGCATCTTCTGTATCCAGGCTACTGTTACTATGGTTACATACAGTCGCAGAGGAGAG GAGGACCGCTGTCTGTTCTGGACGGAGCACCCCTGGTCTCGCTGCCCAGCCTCCCCCCCAaactccacccccccacatatCCACTTACCGTccaccccccactccctccccatgcctctctctccctcctcctcctccctccctcccatgTCCCCACCCTCGTCTATCAGTCATCTGATGCCCCACCCACTGGAGCGCTCAGCTAG GACGCCCTGGAAGAGGAAGCTTCTGCAGACGGACACGCCCAGGAAGAG GCGCCCATCAGTGACGTCACGACCAGAACAGAGCAAGACAG TGGTTCTGTTCCAGGCCTCCATGGAGTTCCTGGACGACGCCACCGCTGACGATGACCATGACGATGACGACGCCTCGTCCTTCGTCacggcccctccccctcctgacTTCCTTCCAGTTGCTGATGACACTCTGCCCATGCGTTTTGACCACGCCCACAGGGAGGAGCAGGCAGATGCTGTGGGGATGGGGGGAAGAGTGCTTGCAACAAGGAACTTTGACTCCACCCTCAAGGATTACTACCTTCTCAGACTGAGAG CACTGTCAGACGGCATGCTGGTAGACGCCGTCTTCCTCCCTCATGGCGCTGCTCCGCCCGACGACCATCACGCCAACACCTGGCTCTCCATTCTGTCCCATGGAGCCTTCTCGCCACACACGCCTCCACCTTCACCAG CTGACCTCATCGGCATGGCGGCCCAgctggccaatcagaggctggCGTGTGTGCTGGACGCCTGTCACTTGGGCGGAGCTGTGACGGAGGTCATCCTGAGCCGAGGGTTCCGCCTGTGA
- the si:ch73-71d17.2 gene encoding RPA-related protein RADX isoform X1, whose translation MHSSVLVPSNMAAPGCVFGRTLSRSRSSSIQATSAVCRDPVLVVDVQRYTRDRGSSVYFPQAVFSGDDLYDITLTDHHCRLRVTLDPGLNRLMETNVLRPGSVLRHATFICGMAAQLPECSGASEHSYQLLSAEVTNGDGGLSRPDVDLLPWFGSEPAGPLRANRSVFLPLWNSTDYSGVEWREAPSSEEEDEEEDESEAAGGAASQAAARRPAITVAELRRAFLSGRQAVVRHELIVRIINKSHLMYYGKSDQNCDCPYKAAMEVCDHTGRVCVVLWNSVCVSWYRCLKPGDIISLRRYRVKQRYQADHDDIEISVNSRNPAAQIARIPESSVSPQFLPPLTPHNFCSSQDLLACPPGSVCDVIGLLTFVGRPERIRSRDDRGAVLLEYRWLRLEDGTSSKPIMVKLFSTSQPECHHRLHPCEQTTTTTTPVLRGNGCHAAPVFPGSVVVCTQLRLQAATGGRYLSNTTYTQVYCTGLGHHSEMSYRKLRPVRLFLQWLKTQDDEQVLRRAVIGGYFVYPPPPISMETYMKDQRGEPGFLLGAELQREMERLCYRERRIFCIQATVTMVTYSRRGEEDRCLFWTEHPWSRCPASPPNSTPPHIHLPSTPHSLPMPLSPSSSSLPPMSPPSSISHLMPHPLERSARTPWKRKLLQTDTPRKRRPSVTSRPEQSKTVVLFQASMEFLDDATADDDHDDDDASSFVTAPPPPDFLPVADDTLPMRFDHAHREEQADAVGMGGRVLATRNFDSTLKDYYLLRLRALSDGMLVDAVFLPHGAAPPDDHHANTWLSILSHGAFSPHTPPPSPADLIGMAAQLANQRLACVLDACHLGGAVTEVILSRGFRL comes from the exons atgcacagcTCTGTTTTGGTCCCGTCCAACATGGCGGCTCCGGGATGCGTCTTCGGTAGAACCTTGTCCCGGTCCAGATCCAGTTCTATCCAG GCTACGTCAGCCGTCTGCCGGGACCCGGTGCTGGTGGTGGACGTGCAGCGCTACACCCGGGACCGGGGCTCTTCTGTCTATTTCCCCCAGGCCGTCTTCAGCG GTGATGACCTGTATGACATCACACTGACGGACCACCACTGCAGACTTCGTGTGACGCTGGATCCGGGTCTGAACCGACTGATGGAGACAAACGTCCTGCGGCCTGGATCAGTGCTACGTCACGCCACCTTCATCTGTGGCATGGCTGCTCAGCTCCCAGAATGCTCTGGGGCCTCTGAACACAG CTACCAGCTGCTGAGTGCCGAGGTAACCAACGGCGACGGCGGACTCAGCCGGCCTGATGTGGACTTGCTGCCCTGGTTTGGATCAGAAcccgcag GTCCCCTGAGAGCCAATAGGAGTGTGTTCCTACCTCTGTGGAACAGCACAGACTACAGCGGCGTGGAGTGGAGGGAAGCTCCGtccagtgaggaagaggatgaggaagaggacgagAGTGAGGCAGCAGGCGGGGCAGCGAGTCAGGCAGCAG CCAGGCGTCCTGCCATCACCGTGGCAGAGCTGCGTCGTGCTTTCCTTTCGGGACGCCAGGCCGTTGTCCGGCATGAGCTGATCGTACGAATCATCAACAAGTCACACTTGATGTATTATGGGAAGTCAGACCAGAACTGTGACTGCCCATATAAG GCAGCTATGGAGGTGTGTGACCACAcagggcgtgtgtgtgtggtgctgtGGAACAGCGTGTGTGTCAGCTGGTATCGATGTCTGAagcctggtgacatcatcagcctgaGACGCTATCGGGTGAAGCAGCGCTACCAGGCCGACCATGACGAcattg AGATCAGCGTCAACAGCAGGAACCCGGCAGCCCAGATTGCTCGCATCCCAGAATCCTCTGTTTCACCCCAATTTTTACCCCCACTAACCCCTCACAACTTCTGTAGCAg TCAGGACCTGCTGGCCTGCCCCCCCGGTTccgtgtgtgatgtcatcggaCTGCTGACATTTGTAGGTCGACCGGAGCGAATCAGGAGCAGAG ACGACAGAGGGGCGGTGCTCCTGGAGTATCGCTGGCTGCGACTGGAGGATGGCACCAGCTCTAAGCCAATCATGGTGAAGCTGTTCTCCACGTCTCAGCCGGAATGCCATCACAGGCTCCACCCATGtgagcaaacaacaacaacaacaacacctgtACTCCGTGGTAACGGTTGTCATGCTGCGCCTGTTTTTCCAGGTTCGGTGGTGGTCTGCACCCAGCTGAGGTTACAGGCGGCAACAGGCGGCCGCTACCTGTCCAACACCACCTACACACAGGTGTACTGCACAG GGCTGGGCCACCACTCAGAGATGAGCTACCGTAAGCTTCGCCCAGTGCGCCTGTTCCTTCAGTGGCTAAAGACACAGGACGACGAGCAGGTTCTGAGAAGGGCTGTGATTGGAGGATACTTCGTTTACCCACCTCCTCCCATCTCCATGGAAACATACATGAAAGACCAGAGAG gtgagCCAGGCTTCCTCCTGGGTGCTGAGCTGCAGAGAGAAATGGAGAGGCTGTGTTACCGGGAGCGACGCATCTTCTGTATCCAGGCTACTGTTACTATGGTTACATACAGTCGCAGAGGAGAG GAGGACCGCTGTCTGTTCTGGACGGAGCACCCCTGGTCTCGCTGCCCAGCCTCCCCCCCAaactccacccccccacatatCCACTTACCGTccaccccccactccctccccatgcctctctctccctcctcctcctccctccctcccatgTCCCCACCCTCGTCTATCAGTCATCTGATGCCCCACCCACTGGAGCGCTCAGCTAG GACGCCCTGGAAGAGGAAGCTTCTGCAGACGGACACGCCCAGGAAGAG GCGCCCATCAGTGACGTCACGACCAGAACAGAGCAAGACAG TGGTTCTGTTCCAGGCCTCCATGGAGTTCCTGGACGACGCCACCGCTGACGATGACCATGACGATGACGACGCCTCGTCCTTCGTCacggcccctccccctcctgacTTCCTTCCAGTTGCTGATGACACTCTGCCCATGCGTTTTGACCACGCCCACAGGGAGGAGCAGGCAGATGCTGTGGGGATGGGGGGAAGAGTGCTTGCAACAAGGAACTTTGACTCCACCCTCAAGGATTACTACCTTCTCAGACTGAGAG CACTGTCAGACGGCATGCTGGTAGACGCCGTCTTCCTCCCTCATGGCGCTGCTCCGCCCGACGACCATCACGCCAACACCTGGCTCTCCATTCTGTCCCATGGAGCCTTCTCGCCACACACGCCTCCACCTTCACCAG CTGACCTCATCGGCATGGCGGCCCAgctggccaatcagaggctggCGTGTGTGCTGGACGCCTGTCACTTGGGCGGAGCTGTGACGGAGGTCATCCTGAGCCGAGGGTTCCGCCTGTGA
- the cyp17a2 gene encoding cytochrome P450 17A2, with translation MFTRLLSSLSAFIFPLSLPPSSLSVLLLFIAGAVLFLLITRLSHLPPRGSIPSLPRLPFLGSLPWMSGGLPPHLLFSQLAHRYGPVFSMYLGPHQTVVVNDQQHAREVLVGRGKEFAGRPSMVTTDLLTRGGKDIAFSDYCPLWKSHRRLVHNSFSLFGDGSSRLQDIVLSALDGLCVELCSNGGHAFDPSPAVTRAVTNVICTLVFNATYRHGDAELQEVMRYNDGIVQTITRGGLVDIYPWMKVFPNKCLRRLKECISVRDRLLSQKLEEHKSSLGDGDPRDLLDALLKGQMKSGQGQQPTGEGITDDHVLMTAAEAFGAGVETTSTTLLWILAYLLHHPEVQKRVQAELDEQVGGARPVRASDRSRLPYLDCVINEGMRIRPVSPVLIPHVAMSDSSIGGHPVRRGTRVLVNMWSIHHDPRLWDTPDLFRPERFLDDHSERVTPSYFLPFGAGPRVCVGESLARLELFLFMASLLQRMSFKLPDGEPPPNLQGRLGVVLQPLPYKVVVTPRAGWADKMKCEGVEGQ, from the exons ATGTTCACTCGTCTGCTCTCGTCTCTGTCTGCCTTCatcttccctctctccctccctccctcctccctctccgttctcctcctcttcatcgctggagcagtcctcttcctcctcatcaccaggttgtctcatcttcctcctcggGGCTCCATCCCCTCCCTGCCCCGGCTCCCGTTCCTGGGCAGCCTCCCCTGGATGAGCGGGGGTCTTCCCCCTCACCTCCTCTTCAGCCAGCTGGCTCACAG GTACGGTCCGGTGTTCTCCATGTACCTGGGTCCACATCAAACGGTGGTGGTGAACGACCAGCAACACGCCAGAGAGGTGCTGGTTGGGAGGGGGAAGGAGTTCGCCGGTCGACCCAGTATG GTGACCACAGACCTGCTGACCAGGGGAGGGAAAGACATCGCCTTCTCTGACTACTGTCCCCTCTGGAAGTCTCACCGTCGCCTCGTCCACAACTCCTTCAGCCTGTTTGGAGATGGCAGCAGCCGCCTGCAGGACATAG ttttgtcGGCGTTGGATGGTTTGTGCGTGGAGCTCTGTTCCAATGGAGGCCACGCCTTCGACCCATCTCCCGCGGTTACCAGGGCAGTCACCAACGTTATCTGTACATTGGTGTTTAATGCCACATATCGCCATGGCGACGCGGAGCTGCAGGAGGTGATGCGGTACAATGACGGCATTGTGCAGACGATCACCAGAGGAGGGCTGGTGGACATTTACCCCTGGATGAAG GTGTTCCCCAACAAGTGTCTCCGGAGACTGAAGGAGTGCATCAGCGTCAGAGACCGGTTGTTGTCACAAAAACTGGAGGAGCACAAG TCTTCCCTGGGTGACGGTGACCCCCGTGACCTTCTTGACGCCTTGCTGAAGGGCCAAATGAAGAGTGGGCAGGGCCAGCAGCCCACAGGTGAGGGCATCACTGACGACCACGTTCTGATGACGGCAGCAGAGGCATTCGGCGCTGGTGTGgagaccacctccaccaccCTATTGTGGATTCTGGCTTACCTGCTGCACCACCCAGAG GTCCAGAAACGCGTGCAGGCGGAGCTGGACGAACAGGTGGGCGGGGCGCGGCCAGTGCGTGCATCGGACCGCAGCCGCCTACCATACCTGGACTGCGTCATCAACGAGGGCATGAGGATCCGACCTGTTAGCCCGGTGCTGATCCCGCACGTCGCCATGAGTGACAGCAG CATCGGCGGTCACCCTGTCCGCCGGGGGACGCGTGTGCTGGTGAACATGTGGTCGATTCACCACGACCCCCGCCTCTGGGACACGCCTGACCTCTTCCGCCCAG AGCGTTTCCTCGACGACCACAGTGAGCGGGTTACCCCCTCCTATTTCCTGCCATTCGGGGCGGGACCTCGAGTCTGTGTGGGCGAATCATTGGCCCGGCTGGAGCTCTTTCTGTTCATGGCCTCTCTGCTTCAGCGAATGAGCTTCAAGCTTCCGGACGGGGAACCCCCGCCCAACCTGCAGGGGCGACTGGGCGTGGTCCTTCAACCCTTGCCATATAAGGTCGTCGTCACTCCGAGGGCAGGGTGGGcagacaaaatgaaatgtgaggGGGTTGAGGGACAGTGA
- the ift46 gene encoding intraflagellar transport protein 46 homolog, producing the protein MERADRAGAARLLRNQPYDESHDVHEPEEVVSRQSDSRRSRKGRGLMLTNSDSEESDPGGDKPIGQQPGVSPSQEEEEEDEEEEESDEDDSDNDESSRAPEGAYDPSHYANLPASTEVKDLFQYITRYSPQSLELEHSLKPFIPDFIPAVGDIDAFLKVPRPDGQGDGLGLLVLDEPSVKQSDPTVMSLWLSEESKQHSATELKVSSVCSPQTDPRPVDSWVDSIQALHRSRPPARVLYARPMPDIDALMQEWPPELEELLGCRRLPPAHLDCSPAQYCDIICSLLDIPVSTSRIQSLHVLFSLYLQFRDSQHFTHT; encoded by the exons ATGGAGCGGGCCGACCGGGCCGGAGCCGCCAGGCTGCTGCGGAACCAACCGTACGACGAGAGCCACGACGTGCACGAGCCCGAGGAGGTGGTGAGCCGACAG TCCGAttccaggaggagcaggaaggggCGTGGTCTGATGTTGACCAACAGTGACAGTGAGGAGTCTGACCCAGGGGGCGACAAGCCAATTGGGCAACAACCTGGGGTCAGCCcctcccaggaggaggaggaggaagacgaggaggaggaggagtctgaTGAAGACGACTCCGACAACGACGAGTCCAGCAGAGCTCCGGAGGGGGCATATGACCCCTCCCACTATGCCAATCTGCCGGCCAGCACCGAGGTCAAGGACCTGTTCCAGTACATCACacg GTACAGCCCTCAGTCCCTGGAGCTGGAACACAGCCTGAAGCCCTTCATCCCCGACTTCATCCCCGCTGTGGGAGACATCGACGCCTTCCTAAAG GTGCCGCGGCCCGATGGGCAGGGGGACGGTTTGGGCCTGCTGGTTTTGGATGAGCCCAGCGTGAAGCAGTCGGACCCCACGGTGATGTCACTATGGCTATCGGAGGAGAGCAAGCAGCACAGCGCCACAGAG CTGAAGGTGAGCAGTGTGTGCAGCCCTCAGACAGACCCTCGACCAGTGGACAGCTGGGTGGACAGCATCCAGGCCCTGCACCGCTCCCGGCCCCCCGCCCGCGTCCTATATGCCCGGCCTATGCCCGACATCGACGCCCTAATGCAGGAATGGCCCCCGGAGCTGGAAGAACTGCTGGGTTGCCGACGTTTACCTCCCGCCCACCTGGACTGCAGCCCCGCCCAGtactgtgacatcatctgtaGCCTGCTGGACATTCCAGTGTCCACCAGCAGGATCCAGTCGCTTCACGTCCTGTTCAGCCTCTACCTGCAGTTCAGAGACTCTCagcacttcacacacacctga